The region AGTTGCATAAAGATATCAAATCCCATATCCGAAAAAGAATTAACTGTCATTTCATTTATTCTCACAAAATAATATGTTGGGAAGAACTTCGCTATTGTCAAAACCTTTTCTGATAAATACTGTTGAGGTACCATTACCCCTGATATAAATGAAGTCCCTAGAGACAGTACAGTGGATAATGCATTTATAACAAATTTATTCTTTGTAACATTATTGATTAAGAATGTAAGACATAGAGCTGAAAATGAGAAAACTACTGTATTTAATACATATTTACCAAAGTTCACTTCTCCAATATATTTTCCCTTAAGTACAATACTTCCCAAAATAAATATTGTTGTAATCATAATTGCTACCATTAGCTGGCCTAAATACATTTCTTTATTAAACTGTAGAAATTTTTTTGAAGATATCTTTGTTCTACTTTGGATATTTTCATCTTTAAAATCAGTCATTACCAAACCTATTACTGCAATATAAATTGCCATAATTATATACGAAGTAAAGTTAAAATAATACTTAAACCAATTAGCTACACCATCGTTACTGCTTTCATTGTTAGATTCTACCAATTCTACTTCTGCCTTTTCATCTAATGCAGAAGCTACATCCACTAAGTTAAATTCTCCATTTTCATAAGTAGCATTGGCAAAATTTAGAAATTTATTCACCTGATTTTGAATTTGCAATGATTCTACCTTCCTATCATCATTGTACATTTGTATAGAATTTTCCTTATTGATTACCTTTTCATCAAAATCCTCTGGAATTATTATCACTGCATCCGCTACTTCTAAAAATATCTGTTCTTTAATATATTCTTCATCTGCCATAGTGTCAATTATATTATTCTTTTTCCCTAAATAATTCTTTAAACTATTTGACAGTTCACTATTGCAATTATCAATTATTCCTATATTTAATCTACTTTCAATGAAATTAGTTTCCCTTTCAACAGTACCTGAACCATTTATTATTGAAAGAATAAAAAATATTATTGTATAAGAAATGATAACCCCCTTATTTCTCAATGCTATTTTTATAAAATAATTAAATACTGTCATAATTTTTCCCCCTTAAAAATATATAGGATGCAAATATTAAAACTATTGATTCAATAGATAGGATCAATATTCCCTCTCCAACACTTTTAGTACTTTCCAATAAATTTATCCTATATAGATTATTGGTGATTATAGAAATTGGATTTAGTTTAGCTAAAATAGGTGCCTTTTCATCAATCATAACTTTAATCTGAGGGTTCATCATTCCTGATAGAAATGAGCAAAACAATATAATTGATATAGCCATAATGGTTTTTACACTATCCTTCTTTTTGTTACAACTACCTATGAATACCCCCAAGGCTACTCCAAATAGATTTCCTATTAATATGAGAATTGCACTGTATTTAATTTCTTTGAATAAGTTAATCTTCAAAACATATTTTATAAAAATAAGTAGTAATCCATTTGCAAACAAATTTAGTAATAATGCAACTATAACCCCAGATAATAGAAATTTATATTTTTTTAATGGAGTAATATTAATCCTTGAACCTAAATTAGATAAATTTGCTTGAATTAAAGTAACAGTTTCAATACCAGCAAAAACTCCATACGCTGAAACCATTGCAATTAGAGAATAAAACATAATAACTAATGGATTGGCCTTTTGATTTCTACCTAAAATATAATCTACTGAAAAATCATATTTATCAAATGATCTATTTAGCTTTTTCATTTGCCTTATTTGTTCTACTACTTCTTTAATAATAGTTTGATTTATCCCTGAATCATTAACTTTTATATTTAAATCATCATCTATAAAAGCATCTATTTGTCTATCCTCTAGCTTTGTTAAAACCTCATCTTCAGGGATTTTATGAACATTTAAAAACTCAATTTCCTCTAATATATAACTAATAGGATTTTCACTATCTATTCCCACATTTACATTTTCAAGTTCCATATTCAAAACTCCATTAATAGATATATAGAAAAAAACTGCCATTATTAAGGGATATATCAAACTCCAAAAGGAAAAACCAGCATCTCTAAATAAGTTCTTTCCTTGGTATATACAATTTCTAAATATATTTTTCATACTAATCCCTAAGCTCCTTTCCTGTTAACTCCAAAAACACATCATTTAATGAAGGTAATTGACTGTGAAGCTTTGTATAGGTTAAATTGTTAGCCTTTATAAAATCTAAAAGATTAGCTAAGTTGTTAATTCCGTTTTCAAACTTAATTATATAATCTTCTCCTTCTCTCTCTACATCAATGACATGAGGTATACTCTTCATCTTCTCAACAATTTCATCTTGAATATCTAAAAACCCAACTACTATCTTTTCAGATGTGGTTATCATGGACTTTAATTCTTCAATTGTCCCAGAAACTAAGCTTCTACCCTTATCCATGATGATAATCCTATTACATAACATTTCTGCTTCCTCTAAATAATGAGTAGTATATATAATGGTACTTCCTTCTTCATTTAACTTTTTTATCCCATTTAATATGAAATTTCTACTTTGAGCATCTACTGCAACTGTAGGCTCATCTAGAAAAATAAGCTTAGGCTTATGAACTATTCCACAAGCAATATTTAATCTTCTTTTTAAACCTCCACTAAGTTTCTTAGGATAAAACTTTACATAATCCTTTAAACCTACAAATTCAATAGCCTCTTCTACATATTGTTTTCTTACTTTTTTATCATCTATATACAATCCACAAAAATAATCTATATTTTCTTTTACATTTAAATTGTTAAAAACAGAAACTTCCTGAGGTACAAGGCCTATCTCTCTTTTAATATTATAGGCATTGGGAGTCATTTTCTCTCCAAATACTTCTATCTGCCCTTTGTCAAAACTTAATAGCGATAGTATACAGTTTATAGCTGTAGTTTTCCCACAGCCATTAGGCCCTAAAAGCCCTAAAATTTCCCCTTCCTTAACCTCCATATTAAAATGGTCAAGAGCTATTAATTCTTTATATCTTTTCACTAAATTATTTACCTTTATAACCATCAATATCACTCCCATATTTCATCTTATGTTAATTATATGATTTTAAACAAATTCATTGTAGTGTATAAAGTTATAATATAATATGACATTTGTCATAAAGAAAATTGTATTTCATATTGAATATAGTATAATTAGAACATAAAATAGAATTTAAGGCTTTCAGCTGGAGGTAGCTATATGAGAAGATTTTTGGAAAAATTAATTATTGTATCCTTTTGTTTATTTAACAGTTACAAAATAAATCCACATGAAAATTTAGTTGTTTGTTTTCTCATAAGCCTTGTTATTTCTTTGGTTTTAGACTTAATGGATAATAAAAAGATAAGAACTATTATCTATTTTTTATTTATAATAATATGCTTTTCCAATAGCTCATTTATTCTTTATTTTCCATTGATATTGTACAATGTTTATTTAGATTTTGGGATATTCACTATATTTACATTTACTTTAATATTAATGAACTTTTCTATAGCAAATTTATTATTGTCTATCACAGCAGTTTATCTCTCAACTATGACAAAAAAATATAATCAAATTCTAGATGAAAACAAAACCGTACGAGATGAATTAAAAGAAGATACCTTTTATTTGGAAAAATACAATAAGCAACTCCTAGTAGACAAAGAAAAAAACATACATATTGCAATACTCACTGAAAGAAACAGAATCGCAAGAGAACTTCACGATTCTATTGGACATGCAATAAGTAGTAGTATATTACAAGTAGAAGCATTGAAAGTGATTTCAACCGAAGAAACTGTTATAAAAAACTTAGACACCCTTCAGAATACCTTAAAAAATGGAATGGATGACATCAGAAAAAGCATCCACAATCTATACAACGAATCTCTAGACTTGAAAAATCAAATAGAAAAGCTCTGTAGTGAAATACCTAATATTGATGTTGAACTAGTATATAAATTTGACGATGAAATTAATTATGATTTAAAATTTGACATATTATCCGTTATTAAGGAGGCCCTCACCAATTGTGCCAAACATTCTAATGCTACAAAGATAAAAATAAGCTTATTAAACCAACCAAAATTTTATTCTATATTAATAGAAGATAACGGAAGTCAATTTGATGATAGAAATAAAGGCATAGGTCTTCTTTCCATGAAAGAAATAGCCGATAAATATAATGGGTTTTTCAATTGTAGATTTGATGATGGATTTAAAATACATATGACTTTAATGAAAGGATAGTGCATATGAATATTATTATTGTAGATGATGATCCACTAGTAGTGGAATCTCTAAAGATTATTATAAACGCCAATGGAATAGATATATTAGCAGTTGGCTATGATGGTTTTCAGGCTGTTGAACTTTATACTAAATATAAACCTGATCTAATCCTAATGGATATACGAATGGAAAAGATGAGTGGAATAGAGGCAACCAAAGAAATTTTGAAAATAGATCCTCAAGCTAAGATACTGTTGATCACAACTTTCCAAGATGATGAATATATTGCAACAGCCCTCTCTTTAGGCTGTAAAGGCTATATTTTGAAACAAAATATCAAAGGCATTATTCCTGCAATAAATGCAGTTCACTCTGGGAATTTAGTTTTTGATTCAAAAATTGTATCGAATATTAAAAAATACAAAGAAAAAGATGTTGAAATAGATTTGTCTGATAGAGAATTTGATATATTACTTCTAGTAGCAGATGGCTTAAATAATAAGGAAATTGCAGAAAAACTTTATTTAAGCGAAGGAACTGTTAGAAACTATATCTCAAATATGCTTGAAAAACTGTCCCTAAGAGACAGAACTCAGCTTGCAATCTACTATTATAAAATGAAATACGGAATAGAAAAATAGGTGGCAGGAAAATTCCTGTCACCTTAAGTCTTCAACAACATTGCCAATCCATTTTTTTGAACGAAGCCTTTTTGCTTCAAAGCCTACCTTGATTACTTCTTCTAAACAAATTATAAAAAATACCTTATCTAGTGGCAATTTAAAACAAACAGCTGCTATATAACCTGCAGGAATAGCAAAACACCAAACTGTTCCCAGTTGTACCCACATAGAATAAGCTGTATCTCCTCCACCTCTAAATACCCCTACAATCATAAGCACATTGAAAAACCTTAATGGAGCGAATACTGCCATGATTTTTAAAACAGTGATTGTTAGTCTTAAAGTTTCTTCATTTATATTAAATGGTTTTGTAATCAAAGGGGCTGTAAACCATAGTGCTGTACCTGTTACTATCCCTATCATTGGAGTTATTATTCCCAATCTAGTTGCATATTCAACTGCTAAATCTTCTTGTCCTGCACCTATCTTGTTTCCAACCATAATAGCAGCCGCAGTGGCAATACCTATACACAAAACCATAAACATATTGTTTATAGTGGTTGCTATCTGCATACTAGCTACTGCACTTATGCCAATTTTGGCATATATAATTGAATATGCTGTTAACCCTAATGACCATAGTAATTCATTTATGATTACTGATGAAGATGTTCCAAAATAAACCTTCACAAATTCATAGTTAAAGCCCATTATTTCCTTTATATTACTTAATATATCTTTGTTGTTTTTATGTGCTGAAGAGATTACATAAACCATTTCAACAGTTCTTGCTATACTTGTAGCTATTGCAGCACCTACTACTCCCATAGCAGGAAATCCAAAGTTTCCAAATATAAGTATCCAATTTAGAAAAGCATTGGTTAACACGCCTATAAGACTACCAAACATAGGTGGTTTTGCTTGTCCTATGCATCTTAAAAGTGTGGAATACCCTTGTGTTAAACCTGTTATTATAAAAGTTATAGAAATTACTCTTAGATATTTAACCCCCAATTCTATAACAACAGCGTCTTTAGTGAAAATATTCATGATAACTCCGGGAAATATAAATCCAAAAATAGAAAATATTATTGCTGCTATAGTGCTAAGTACAATGTCTAGTCCAAACATCTTTCGTATATTTGAAATATCTTTTTTGCCCCAAAATTGGGATATAAATATACCCGCACCAGCATTAATCCCAGATAAACATAACATGAATATGAAAAAGTATTGATTTACTAGGCCAACTGCTGCAATAGAGTTTTCTCCAAGTTTTCCTATCATTAAATTGTCCACCATATTTAATGATGAACTAATCAAGTTTTGTAATGTTATAGGTATAACCAATGTAAGAATCTCAAGAAAAAACTTCTTGTCTTTAAACAACTTTTTCATTTTCTAACCTCCTTGTCCCAAAATACAAAAATAAAAAAGCACATGGGTAATCAGCTGCCCATCTGCTTTAAGTTCTAATTAAACTACTTCATATGAAATTGCATTAAATATTATACACTAAAACCATAAATCAATCAACTATAAAATTGCGACAGCGGGGACGGTTTAAAAAGCATGTCTATGCAAGCAAAATTAACTGCAATAGCAGTTAATTTAAAGAGGATAGCAAGCATACTATCCTCTAAATTATCTTCATTTTTATGTGTTTTAAGGTTTAATTCAATATTTTATAAAAAAATTATGGTTTATTAATAATTTAATGGACAGGGGAATTTTTTAAGGCTACTTTTTCAGTGGTCTCGGACGGTTCTTTTTGTCGCAAGAACCGTCCCGCCGCTGTCGCACTGATGATTATCATTCAAAATTGTAATCTGTTACTATAGGCTTTCTTCCAGAAACCTTATCGTTAAAGTATTCAAAATATGAAATACCCATGAAGCTACCAGAAACATTGTACACATTGTCAAAGCCTAGATGTTGAAGAGCCATAACTGCATTGTAGCTTGTCTGGCCAGATCTACAATGTACATAAACCGGTCTATCTTTTGGAATCTCATCTAATCTATCTCTTATTTCAACAATTGGTATATTTACAGCATTGATCAAATGTCCCTTCTCAAAATCCTCTTTACTTCTAACATCTATGATACATTCATTATTCTCAACTAAATCTCTCACCTCAGTAACATGAACTTGTTTAAAGCAACTGTGTAATATATTTAATCCCACAAGAGCTGCCAAATTAACAACATCCCTAGCAGTACCAAAAGGTGGAGCATAGCAAAGCTCTAAATCTTTCAAATCTTCTAAAGTACCATTGAATTTAATCAAAGTAGCTATAACATCAATTCTCTTGTCTACATTTCCCTTTCCAATAGCTTGAGCTCCTAGAATTCTTCCTGTAGGCACTTCAAATATTAATTTAAAATGCATAGGCTCACTATCTGGCATTATCCCTACCTTATCAAATGGAATAATAGTAACTGAATCATATTCAACTTGCATATTTGTAGCCTTTATAAGCCCTTCTGTCAATCCAGTCGATGCACCATTGTAGTCAAATACCTTTATTACAGAAGAACCTATAACTCCAGTATTGTTAACAGGTCTTCCATAAATATGGTCTGCTGCTGCTCTAGCTTGCTTTTGAGCTGGCCCTGCTAATGATAGTTTGCTATGAGTATGAAGTAGTCTATTGTAAACTTCTATAGCATCTCCAACAGCATAAATATCCGGATCGCTTGTTCTAAAGTTTTGATTTACTTTGATAGCACCAGTAGTTCCAATCTCAAGTCCAGCTTTTTTTGCCAAAGTAGTTTCAGGAGTAACACCAATAGCCATAACTACAGCATCAGTTTCAATCTTTTTGCCAGACTCCAAAACCACTGTATTTTTCTCAAATCTTTCTACTTTATCTCCCAATACTAAATTAATACCATGATCATATATTTCCTTATGAAGTATTTGAACCATATCATAATCAAAAGGCCTCATTATTTGATTCATAGCCTCTACTATAGTCACATTATAACCTGCTAATCTCAAGTTTTCAGCAGCTTCAATACCTATAAATCCCCCACCAATTACCGTAATATCCTTGGCATCTTTTTCTTTTATAAATCCCTTTAACTTTTCTATATCTACTACATTTCTAATGGTGAAAACATGCACATCCTCCATTCCTTCAAATGCTGGAACTATAGGATTAGCTCCTGGAGACATAATCAGCTTATCATATTTTTCAATATATTCTTCTCCTGTCAAAACATTTCTTACTTTTACTTCCTTGTTCTCTCTATTTATGTCTATAACTTCACTATTAACCCTAGCATCTATTCTGAATTTCTTGTAAAACTCTCCTGGCTGCATGAGAACTAAATCCTCTTGATTCTCAATCATACCACTTAAATAAAAAGGCAATGCACAGTTTGAAAATGAAACATGTGGCCCTCTTTCAAACATGATAATATCACAATCTTCATCTAGTCTTCTAACTCTTGTAGCAGCTGAAGCACCACCAGCAACCCCACCAATTATCAAAATCTTTTTCGACATATTGAATGCCCCCTTTGGTTTTATCATTATAATATACATTACCCACGTATGCTATATTTAAACCAAATATCTTTATATATTCAAAACATTGTTCAATCAATTTTTTCATTGCTGGGCACACAAAAGAAGGTGACAGGAGAATTTGATATGCCCCTTGTCAAGTAGACAGGTAAAATATCTAAAATAATTTTTATGAACTACCACATGACATCTAAGTTATGTGGTAGTTTTTATGCTGTCCATTTTTCTTTGTACTTCTCTATTCTCTTATTCGCAGATATAGGGTATTCTATAGGAGTTTTAATTGATAAAGCTTCTGTCCTAACTTCTAATGGCGTTTTACAGTTAAATCTGTCTTGTAATCTTTCCTCTGAGTAAAAACGCATGTAATCATTAATTGCATATCTTAGGGACTCTTCATCTGTAATTTCATACATTTGATACATTTCTGATTTAATTATTCCCCAGAATCCTTCTACCGGTCCATTATCAATACAGTGTCCTACTCTTGACATTGACTGTTTCATTTCTTGTTCTTTCAGTTTTCTTTGAAATACTTTACTTGTGTATTGAAATCCTCTATCGCTATGGAAGATTGGTTTTGCTAATGGATTATCTTTTATTGCTTTATCAAAGGTCTTAAATACTAATTTGTTATCGTTTCTACTACTTAATACATAGGCTACTGGATACCTATCATACAAATCAAGTATGGCGCTTAAGTAAATCTTTTTCTTTTCTCTTGGTACTTTAAATTCTGTAATGTCTGTTACCCATTTTTGATTTGGTTCTGTTGCATAAAAGTCTCTTTGTAATATGTTCTCTGCTATTGTTTCCGGCTTAACTGAAATGTATTTATTCTTCTTTTTTCGGATTACTGAGTGAATACCTAATTTTTGCATAATCCTATGGACTCTTTTTTTACTGTAATTAGTTTGATTGAAATGGTTAATCCAAGATGTCATTCTACGATATCCTAAAATATGATTAAATCTTTCATCATATTCTTTTATTAATCTTGCTAATTCAATATTTTCTAATTCTTGTTGAGGTACTTCTCTGTGGAGCCATTTGTAGTATGATGCTCTTGATATGTTAAGTACTTTACACATCCAATTAATACTCCATATTTTTGTTTCATAAAAGTATTTTATTGCTAGATACTTATTTTCGTTACGTTGTTTGCCAAGCCTCACATCCCTTCGAATTCTTTCACTTTTTTTAGCAGTTCTACCACCATATCTTTTTCTTCTAGTTTCTTTTTTAATCTAATATTCTCTCGACGTAATTTCTCTAATTCATCTAATTCTTCATCTTTTTTATGGTGTCCTCGTCTATCTATTAGCCCTTCTTCGCCTATATCATCATACTTTTTAACCCAAGAGTAAACTTGGCTGTATGAAACATCATAAAGGCTTGCTGCTTCTTTGTAATTACGATTATGTTCAATACAATATTTAACTATTTCTTTTCGCTCTTCTATAGTTGTTTTTCTTCTGGAATTTGCCATATATACCTCCCCTTTAGGATCATAATCCTTGAGTTCTATATTGGCATTATACCTTGAAATCCAACCACTTAAAACAGAACGACTTGAAATATTATATTTTGCTGTTATATCATTAACACTTCCTTCTCCGGATAATACAGCTTCTACGCACATTGTTTTAAATTCGGAAGTATATTTTTTATTTCCTGCTTTATTTTGAAAAGCTAAAATGCCATAAAGTTTATACTTGGAAACCCATGACTGTATTGTTTGCAGACCAATACTATATTTATTAGCTAAAAAAGGGAATGAGCCTAATCCATCAAGATATTCTTGAGATACTTTCGCTTTAAATTCAGGAGTATGTGGTGATTTTGCCATAAAAAACCTCCATAAGTAGTTTTGGTTATTTACCTTGTCTACTTATGGAGTATCATATCAATTCTCCTATCACCTTCTTAATATTATTAACTTAAAGAAAATACATTTGAAATATATTCAGCTACTTTCATTCCATCTATTGCTGCAGACATTATCCCTCCTGCATATCCAGCTCCCTCACCTATAGGATACAGTCCTTTAATATTTGATTGAAAACTTTCATCCCTTTGAATCCTAATAGGTGATGAACTCCTGGTTTCTACACCTGTCATTATAGCTTCAGGATTAGCAAAACCATTAATATTTTTGTCAAATGCAATTAGTGCTTTCTTTAGTGTATCCGTTACATACTCAGGCAAACACTCTCTTAAATCCGTCATATTTACTCCTGGCTTATAGGTTGGTTTGATATCTCCAATATTCTCAGATGGCCTATCATCTAAGAAGTCTCCTACCTTTTGTGCCGGTGCCTTATAGTTCTTACCTCCTGCAACAAATGCCAAACGCTCCCATTTTCTTTGAAACTCAACTCCAGCCAAAGGATGATCCCCTTCATAGTCTTCTGGTGTTACCCCTACTAATAACGCACTATTGGCATTTTCCTTATCCCTAGCATATAAACTCATTCCATTAGTTACAACCATATTCTCCTCAGAAGCCGCAGCAACAACCATTCCTCCTGGGCACATACAAAAAGTATAAGCAGATCTTCCATTGTCAAAGTGAGCTGATAATTTATAATCAGCAGCTCCCAATTTCTCATGCTTTGCAAATTCGCCGTACTGTTTTTCATTTATTAGACTCTGAGGATGCTCTATTCTAACACCAATGGAAAACCCCTTCTGAGTTATTTCCACTCCATTTTTATATAGCATTTCAAAAGTATCCCTAGCACTATGACCTAATGCAAGTAATACCTTATCACAGCTTATAATTTCATCATCATTAATTTTAACACCTGTTACTTGCTTATCTTTGATTATTAAATCAGTAACTTTACTATTAAACCTTACTTCTCCACCTAAAGATATTATTTTGTTACGAATATTTTTGACCATAACCCTAAGTATATCAGTACCTATATGAGGCTTATTTATATAAAGTATATCTTCAGGGGCTCCAGCCTCAACCATCTCCTCTAATACTTTTCTAGATCTAGGATCTTTTACAAGAGTGGTCAATTTACCATCAGAAAAAGTACCTGCTCCTCCTTCTCCAAATTGAACATTTGATTCAGTATTTAATTTGCCCTCGTTCCAAAATGTACTTACATCAACAGTTCTCTCATCTACACTCTTGCCTCTCTCCAACAGAATAGGCCTATATCCTGTACTTGCCAAAACTAAACCTGCAAACAATCCAGAAGGGCCTGTTCCTACGATAACAGGTCTTTTAATATTTTGTGGGGCTATTTTTTCATATTTGTAACTTACCTCTGGAACCTTTACAATCCTTTTATTAGAAAGCTTCTTTAGTATTTTTTCTTCATTCTTTAATTCCACATCTATTGCATATACAAAATGAATATCGCTTTTCTTTCTTGCATCTATGGATTTTTTATAAATTCTATAGCTTATGATTGACTCTTGGGATATCTTCAATTTTTTAGCTAATTTTGCACTTAATAATTCTTCATCTTCATCTAATGCTAATTTAATTTCTTGTACTCTTAACATATTTTCTCCTTATCTTTATATAAGATTTAGTCTTTTATAGCCCACACCTTTTTATCATACAATATATTTTATTAAATTATTATACCCTTAAAATGATTATAAAATCTAGCATTTTTTTAGGAATGATTGTTTTCCATCATAAGATTAGTAAAAAGAAATTCTATATTGGAATTCCTCTTATTTTCTTATTGAACAAAATAATAGAATTAATTATAATTGCTTATTTAAGGTGAACTTACCCTAATCTATAAAAAGGCATTGCATTAAATATATATCTAATATAGGTAAGTAATTATTCAAAAAACCTTTGGCTATTTCTGCATTTCCAAAGGTTTCTTTTAAAAATTTATCATGTAGATTTTCATATCATCATCTACCTAATTTTAGTATATCATATAATATAAATGATGTGTCTTACCCTTTTAAAGTCTATTAAATTGTAAGTTCAACTCACCTTCCCCTGAATTATCGACATTCTCAAATGTTAAGGTCCACTCACCAGTTATTTTATCAAAACTCTTTACTTCTTTTAAAGGTTTATCTGAATCAACTTCTCCACTCCATTGTATGTCTCCATTTGGATCTTTAAGTTCAAATGTAACTATACCCTTAGTAAGATTAAGATTTATTTTTAATTTCATTCCTTTAAAATCGTCTTCAACATTATAACTATAGGTATCCGTAATTTTGGAGCCTTCCTTAATGCTATAA is a window of Anaerosalibacter sp. Marseille-P3206 DNA encoding:
- a CDS encoding helix-turn-helix domain-containing protein, encoding MAKSPHTPEFKAKVSQEYLDGLGSFPFLANKYSIGLQTIQSWVSKYKLYGILAFQNKAGNKKYTSEFKTMCVEAVLSGEGSVNDITAKYNISSRSVLSGWISRYNANIELKDYDPKGEVYMANSRRKTTIEERKEIVKYCIEHNRNYKEAASLYDVSYSQVYSWVKKYDDIGEEGLIDRRGHHKKDEELDELEKLRRENIRLKKKLEEKDMVVELLKKVKEFEGM
- a CDS encoding NAD(P)/FAD-dependent oxidoreductase, which gives rise to MLRVQEIKLALDEDEELLSAKLAKKLKISQESIISYRIYKKSIDARKKSDIHFVYAIDVELKNEEKILKKLSNKRIVKVPEVSYKYEKIAPQNIKRPVIVGTGPSGLFAGLVLASTGYRPILLERGKSVDERTVDVSTFWNEGKLNTESNVQFGEGGAGTFSDGKLTTLVKDPRSRKVLEEMVEAGAPEDILYINKPHIGTDILRVMVKNIRNKIISLGGEVRFNSKVTDLIIKDKQVTGVKINDDEIISCDKVLLALGHSARDTFEMLYKNGVEITQKGFSIGVRIEHPQSLINEKQYGEFAKHEKLGAADYKLSAHFDNGRSAYTFCMCPGGMVVAAASEENMVVTNGMSLYARDKENANSALLVGVTPEDYEGDHPLAGVEFQRKWERLAFVAGGKNYKAPAQKVGDFLDDRPSENIGDIKPTYKPGVNMTDLRECLPEYVTDTLKKALIAFDKNINGFANPEAIMTGVETRSSSPIRIQRDESFQSNIKGLYPIGEGAGYAGGIMSAAIDGMKVAEYISNVFSLS